From the genome of Scytonema hofmannii PCC 7110, one region includes:
- a CDS encoding cysteine desulfurase family protein, whose product MQIYLDYSATTPICPEALAAMQAVLTQQWGNPSSLHEWGQRAATVVEQARMQVAGLINARQPESIVFTSGGTESDNLAIMGVARLYTQPQHIIISSVEHSAIAEPVRLLELWGWQVTRLGVDTQGSVNPMDLEAALRDNTVLVSVVYGQSEVGTVQPIEELARIARSAGVLFHTDAVQAVGRLHIDVQNLPVDLLSLSSHKIYGPQGAGALYVRPGVELVPVLWGGGQEQRLRSGTQAVPAIAGFGVAAELAAQEMPTEIPRLMKLRDRLFAQLTDIPGLIPTGDLTNRLPHHVSFCLEYADGEKLSGKTLVRQMNLAGIGISAGAACHSGKLNPSPILLAMGYPENIALGSIRMTLGRETTELDVDWTAMVLKQVLERLAPHFS is encoded by the coding sequence ATGCAAATTTATCTTGACTACAGTGCAACAACTCCCATTTGTCCAGAAGCTCTAGCTGCCATGCAAGCAGTTCTTACCCAACAGTGGGGTAATCCTTCTAGCTTGCATGAATGGGGACAAAGGGCAGCAACAGTTGTGGAACAAGCAAGAATGCAGGTTGCTGGTTTGATTAACGCTCGTCAGCCTGAATCTATTGTTTTTACTTCTGGAGGTACTGAATCGGATAATCTAGCAATTATGGGTGTTGCCCGTCTGTACACTCAACCCCAACACATCATTATTTCTAGTGTTGAGCATTCTGCTATTGCTGAACCAGTACGATTGCTGGAGTTATGGGGTTGGCAAGTGACTCGTTTGGGAGTCGATACTCAAGGAAGCGTCAACCCAATGGATTTGGAGGCAGCATTACGAGACAATACTGTATTGGTGTCAGTAGTTTACGGCCAAAGTGAAGTTGGCACTGTACAACCAATTGAGGAATTAGCTCGTATTGCTCGCAGTGCTGGTGTTTTGTTCCATACAGACGCAGTGCAAGCAGTGGGACGGTTGCATATAGATGTACAAAATTTACCTGTGGATTTATTAAGCCTTTCAAGTCACAAAATTTACGGACCCCAAGGGGCTGGGGCATTATATGTACGTCCTGGTGTGGAGTTAGTACCAGTACTATGGGGTGGGGGACAAGAACAGCGATTGCGTTCTGGTACTCAAGCAGTCCCTGCGATCGCGGGATTTGGAGTGGCTGCAGAATTAGCTGCCCAAGAAATGCCCACAGAAATACCTCGGTTAATGAAATTGCGCGATCGCTTGTTTGCCCAACTCACTGACATTCCCGGTTTAATTCCTACAGGCGATTTGACAAACCGATTGCCCCACCATGTGAGTTTTTGCCTGGAATACGCCGATGGGGAAAAGCTGAGTGGAAAAACTCTGGTAAGACAAATGAATTTAGCTGGTATTGGTATCAGTGCTGGTGCTGCTTGTCATAGTGGTAAACTCAATCCTAGCCCGATATTATTGGCAATGGGATATCCAGAAAATATAGCTTTAGGCTCTATCCGTATGACCTTAGGACGTGAGACGACTGAACTTGATGTAGATTGGACGGCAATGGTACTGAAGCAAGTTTTGGAAAGATTGGCACCACACTTCTCTTAA